From the Thermococcus sp. M39 genome, one window contains:
- a CDS encoding monovalent cation/H+ antiporter complex subunit F, translating into MNIELVFYKAMYFVAFLYILAFILYGIRALKGPTTADIILAVDCLSFDMAAFMVILAIYFKSAMLVSGAILLTLWAYMLDIYYSKYVLYGEVEV; encoded by the coding sequence ATGAACATCGAGTTGGTATTTTATAAGGCGATGTATTTTGTAGCCTTCCTTTACATACTGGCGTTTATACTCTATGGAATCAGAGCTTTAAAGGGTCCAACAACGGCAGATATAATACTCGCAGTTGATTGTCTCTCTTTCGACATGGCTGCCTTCATGGTTATCCTGGCAATTTACTTTAAATCAGCAATGCTCGTTAGTGGTGCGATACTCCTAACTCTGTGGGCATACATGCTTGACATTTACTATTCTAAATATGTCCTTTATGGGGAGGTGGAGGTATGA
- the mnhG gene encoding monovalent cation/H(+) antiporter subunit G, with amino-acid sequence MTINEVIFVLGMIAIILGGIYDLIAAIGMLRFNDFYLRLHASTVGTIGGAALPTFGAGLVALVSPQLGELKYFIAGSAFTVAILILLTAPTGSHSLASTAYLGKIAKPQNLVVDHLKEDRGEKK; translated from the coding sequence ATGACAATCAACGAGGTGATCTTCGTTCTTGGGATGATCGCAATAATCCTTGGGGGAATTTATGATCTAATAGCCGCAATAGGGATGCTCAGATTTAACGACTTCTACCTTAGGCTACATGCATCAACGGTTGGAACGATTGGTGGCGCTGCACTTCCCACATTCGGGGCGGGATTAGTTGCATTAGTTAGCCCTCAGCTTGGTGAGTTGAAATACTTCATAGCGGGCTCAGCCTTTACTGTTGCTATCTTAATACTATTAACAGCACCCACTGGTTCCCACTCTCTGGCATCAACTGCTTATTTGGGGAAGATAGCAAAGCCACAGAATCTCGTGGTTGATCACTTAAAGGAGGACAGAGGTGAAAAAAAGTGA
- a CDS encoding hydrogenase subunit MbhD domain-containing protein gives MIDIHLFLLAIAVSFGFIFSYLALKERDLLKALALSSVQSTFFAIGFYILAAPDIVLAYLAIAIGAYTALIILAISKTERYEVGE, from the coding sequence GTGATTGACATTCACCTCTTCCTTTTGGCAATTGCTGTTTCATTTGGCTTTATCTTCTCATACCTAGCGTTAAAGGAGAGAGACCTGTTAAAGGCCTTAGCTTTGTCCTCTGTCCAGTCAACATTCTTTGCAATTGGCTTCTACATTTTGGCTGCGCCAGATATAGTTTTGGCATATCTTGCTATTGCCATTGGTGCTTATACTGCTCTGATAATTCTGGCAATTAGCAAAACTGAGAGATACGAGGTGGGAGAATGA
- a CDS encoding Na(+)/H(+) antiporter subunit B, with amino-acid sequence MRREIIAAVTLLLAFFVLSYLIVMNNGIGLRENELRSLGKFYLENAFSHEGTYTSHSPEVVTAIIWNYRGFDTFFETFVFFLAIIGSLSALRMTEKQKDMLKVLSTFERIRKMDLIIRGITRVVVVMIVAISASIALHGHLTPGGGFQGGAALTVATLLFFATHSKYTAERKGLTLERSLGVYALGLLIIITTVLIPVYLGGRILEINLLGEVGLFNLDLGEYLAVGAGFLSIFLILGIPEKIFRELLRGEVE; translated from the coding sequence ATGAGGAGAGAGATAATAGCGGCTGTAACTTTACTCCTTGCATTTTTTGTGCTTTCCTACTTAATAGTCATGAACAACGGAATAGGCTTAAGAGAGAACGAGTTAAGGTCCTTAGGTAAGTTTTACTTGGAGAATGCCTTCTCCCATGAAGGCACCTACACCTCCCACAGTCCAGAAGTTGTTACTGCAATAATCTGGAACTACAGGGGATTTGATACCTTCTTTGAAACGTTCGTCTTCTTTCTTGCAATAATCGGGAGTTTGTCAGCCCTTAGAATGACTGAAAAGCAGAAGGATATGCTTAAGGTTCTTTCCACATTTGAACGAATTAGGAAGATGGACTTAATAATCAGAGGAATCACAAGGGTAGTTGTTGTCATGATAGTTGCAATTTCAGCTTCAATAGCCCTTCATGGCCACTTAACTCCAGGAGGAGGCTTTCAGGGAGGTGCCGCTTTAACCGTCGCGACACTTCTTTTCTTTGCAACGCATTCAAAGTACACCGCTGAGAGAAAGGGTTTGACACTGGAAAGATCCCTGGGAGTTTATGCATTGGGTTTGCTTATAATAATCACTACCGTTCTGATTCCAGTTTACTTGGGAGGAAGAATACTCGAAATAAACCTCTTGGGAGAGGTTGGACTCTTCAACTTGGATTTGGGTGAGTATTTAGCCGTAGGAGCTGGATTCCTTTCAATATTCCTAATTTTAGGAATCCCAGAGAAGATATTTAGAGAGCTCCTCAGGGGTGAAGTAGAATGA
- a CDS encoding sodium:proton antiporter, protein MMTTTVLWFYTLITLLGMILLGIYGVATRSNMIKKIIMLNIVNDAINMIFILIGYRLIHPVYPPIYETVLTLKEFLDTAVDPLPQALVITSVVIGMAINVLLVTFAVQIYRIYGTVDVRDIAHLKRGD, encoded by the coding sequence ATGATGACCACAACTGTTCTTTGGTTCTACACCTTAATAACGCTCCTTGGGATGATACTCCTTGGAATCTATGGTGTTGCAACGAGGTCAAACATGATCAAAAAGATCATCATGCTCAACATAGTGAATGATGCAATAAATATGATATTCATCCTAATTGGATACCGTTTGATTCATCCAGTGTATCCCCCGATCTACGAGACCGTTTTAACCCTGAAGGAGTTCCTTGACACAGCCGTTGATCCACTTCCTCAAGCATTAGTTATTACTTCAGTTGTTATTGGTATGGCTATAAACGTTCTTCTAGTGACTTTTGCAGTCCAAATATATCGCATTTATGGAACAGTTGATGTAAGGGACATAGCACACCTGAAGAGGGGGGATTAA
- a CDS encoding Na+/H+ antiporter subunit E, whose protein sequence is MKGFVSTVIIVLGTYLLYTGSATPYDILSGFIIGLIVTFIVKDWVIENDSKFLNPKRWFYMAIYSIKYFFITETLTHIDVAKRVFTLHTKPGIVRIPLNVKSDYGKILVANSITNTPGTVVVDIDEENNVLYVHWIDVSTFDEDEIKNAVVSYFEDYAKKIFD, encoded by the coding sequence ATGAAGGGGTTCGTCTCAACAGTCATCATAGTTCTCGGCACTTATTTGCTTTACACTGGCTCAGCAACTCCCTACGATATACTTTCTGGTTTTATCATTGGACTAATAGTGACCTTCATTGTCAAAGATTGGGTTATCGAGAACGATTCAAAGTTCCTGAATCCAAAGAGATGGTTCTACATGGCAATCTATTCAATCAAGTACTTTTTCATAACAGAGACCTTAACACACATCGATGTTGCCAAAAGGGTCTTTACACTACACACGAAGCCTGGGATAGTAAGGATTCCTCTAAATGTTAAGAGCGACTACGGGAAGATACTCGTTGCAAACTCGATAACCAACACCCCCGGAACTGTTGTAGTTGACATAGATGAGGAAAACAATGTTCTCTACGTTCACTGGATCGATGTTTCAACCTTCGATGAGGATGAGATTAAGAATGCAGTTGTTAGTTACTTTGAGGATTATGCGAAAAAGATTTTCGACTGA
- a CDS encoding proton-conducting transporter membrane subunit, with amino-acid sequence MEVGIIPIIPAVFGFLLPITAIITKKRKIIYAYTLIATTLTFLASLKLVELAFNSEKPLVYAFGNWMAPIGIVLEVDRVSSLLVLTTASLFLLTTIYSIRYLEHDHGIEYYFTAFLGLEAGVLGAFMTGDAFNLFIMLEVIGASSYSLVSFYRNRGESIEATFKYAIIGAIGTSMYFLALGIAYSAFGTLNMADLSAKLHGINFPITDGSIGDVASAASIFLALSLFAFMVKAAIFPTHFWLPDAHPAAPSPISALLSGVVVAVGAYATARYLYTILWDLPFAILFKVSTVLLVLGTISALLGSFMMLIQRDLKRLIAYSTIMHMGYLFMAIGVLNELGLIATIYHIINHAIGKTLLFLSAGAFMHYAHSRDLEDLAGIGKKMPIATFAFVISTLALVGVPPLNVFFSKMLIYDALIQRSFFLGSVIIFTSALAAWAYIKAVATLWRGEPKREIEAEDNPEMSIVMLTLTLVVVIVGILSPIILDKYIIPSAEQAMDYKLYINAVLEYARAYFSTF; translated from the coding sequence ATGGAGGTTGGAATAATTCCAATAATTCCTGCAGTCTTCGGATTTTTACTCCCAATAACTGCGATAATAACGAAAAAAAGAAAGATCATATATGCCTACACATTAATTGCAACCACCTTAACTTTCTTGGCATCGCTGAAATTAGTGGAGCTAGCTTTTAACTCAGAAAAACCTTTGGTTTACGCTTTTGGTAACTGGATGGCGCCAATTGGAATAGTTCTTGAAGTTGATAGAGTTAGTAGCCTGTTGGTCTTAACCACGGCCTCTCTTTTTTTATTGACAACAATTTACAGCATTAGATACTTGGAGCATGACCATGGAATTGAATACTACTTCACGGCCTTTTTGGGATTGGAAGCTGGAGTTTTAGGGGCATTTATGACCGGAGATGCCTTTAACCTGTTTATCATGCTCGAAGTAATCGGAGCATCTTCCTACTCACTAGTGAGCTTTTATAGAAATAGAGGAGAGAGTATTGAGGCGACATTTAAATACGCCATAATCGGTGCCATTGGAACCTCAATGTATTTCCTAGCTTTAGGAATTGCATATTCGGCATTTGGAACTCTAAACATGGCTGACTTAAGTGCCAAATTACATGGAATAAACTTCCCAATAACAGATGGTTCAATAGGGGATGTAGCATCAGCCGCATCGATATTTCTAGCTTTGAGCTTGTTTGCATTTATGGTCAAAGCAGCAATATTTCCAACGCACTTCTGGCTTCCAGACGCTCATCCTGCAGCGCCTTCTCCAATTAGTGCTCTACTCAGCGGCGTGGTTGTTGCCGTTGGAGCCTATGCTACAGCAAGGTACCTCTATACTATACTTTGGGATTTGCCTTTTGCTATCCTCTTCAAGGTTTCTACGGTGCTCTTAGTTTTGGGCACGATATCAGCTTTACTTGGTTCTTTCATGATGCTCATTCAGAGGGATTTGAAGCGCTTGATAGCATACTCAACAATAATGCACATGGGCTATCTTTTTATGGCAATTGGGGTACTGAACGAACTGGGCTTGATAGCAACAATCTACCACATCATCAACCATGCCATAGGAAAAACTCTCCTCTTCCTCTCCGCTGGTGCCTTCATGCACTATGCTCACTCAAGAGATTTAGAGGATTTAGCAGGAATAGGAAAGAAGATGCCGATAGCTACTTTTGCCTTTGTGATTTCTACCCTGGCACTTGTTGGTGTCCCTCCACTAAACGTCTTTTTCAGTAAAATGCTCATCTATGATGCCTTAATCCAACGGTCATTCTTCTTAGGCTCTGTAATAATCTTCACGAGTGCTTTAGCAGCTTGGGCATACATTAAAGCTGTGGCAACCTTGTGGAGAGGAGAGCCAAAGAGAGAGATAGAAGCCGAGGATAATCCTGAGATGAGCATTGTTATGTTGACTCTTACTTTAGTGGTAGTTATAGTAGGCATTTTATCACCAATAATTTTGGACAAATACATAATCCCGTCAGCAGAGCAAGCAATGGATTACAAGCTTTATATAAACGCCGTGTTGGAGTATGCTAGAGCCTACTTCTCCACTTTTTAA
- a CDS encoding ferredoxin family protein produces MAVPELNVAIFKPGAEIYIDEDKCVGCGRCVEVCPEDVYTLEKRPEEKDPDKEYKSVAIHPERCILCLSCLEICGKNAIYIYGQQ; encoded by the coding sequence ATGGCAGTGCCAGAGTTAAACGTTGCCATATTCAAACCAGGAGCAGAGATTTACATAGATGAGGATAAATGTGTGGGTTGTGGAAGATGCGTTGAAGTTTGTCCAGAGGACGTATATACTCTCGAGAAACGCCCTGAAGAAAAAGATCCCGATAAAGAGTACAAATCTGTCGCAATACACCCAGAAAGATGCATATTATGCTTGTCTTGCCTAGAGATCTGTGGTAAAAATGCAATTTACATATATGGCCAACAGTGA
- a CDS encoding DUF169 domain-containing protein — protein MAGPLLKEQLVKPRYNWKELTEKLVKELNLTYEPVGVYLIPSVHAERYEQFFRDIPRPKRKLTYCQAIYTVRGPGNYSGLPERPDILLMKAEDFLCSAGAANLGFYDLPEAIKNGERDFLLRRFYSLESSKITRDMIPRLEPGSTSAIVVFKLSKAPVDPHVVLVFGTPAQIMALEGPYVMKEGGRIIADLLGTCGVCAEMTVSPIINRKMNISLLCGGARHHAFKDPTEMGAGIPGYKFPELVQNLLVRQKIPRRQDLPREEWDKFILKE, from the coding sequence ATGGCCGGCCCTCTTCTTAAGGAGCAGCTTGTTAAGCCTAGATATAACTGGAAAGAACTCACAGAAAAGCTAGTCAAAGAATTAAACTTAACTTACGAACCAGTGGGAGTTTATTTAATTCCCTCAGTACATGCGGAGCGCTATGAACAGTTTTTTAGAGATATTCCACGTCCAAAAAGAAAACTTACCTACTGCCAAGCAATTTACACCGTTAGAGGTCCTGGCAACTATTCTGGTCTTCCAGAAAGGCCAGATATTCTCCTTATGAAAGCAGAAGACTTCTTATGTTCTGCGGGAGCTGCTAACTTAGGATTCTATGATTTGCCAGAAGCAATAAAGAATGGTGAACGAGACTTCCTCCTGAGGAGATTTTATTCACTAGAGAGCTCTAAGATAACGCGTGACATGATTCCACGCCTTGAACCGGGTTCCACTTCCGCCATAGTCGTATTCAAACTTTCAAAAGCACCAGTGGATCCCCACGTAGTACTTGTATTCGGTACACCCGCTCAGATCATGGCTTTAGAAGGACCGTATGTGATGAAGGAAGGAGGGCGTATAATAGCAGATCTTCTTGGAACCTGCGGAGTTTGTGCAGAAATGACAGTTTCCCCGATAATAAACAGAAAAATGAACATAAGCTTACTGTGTGGGGGAGCTAGACATCATGCATTTAAAGATCCCACAGAAATGGGAGCAGGAATTCCAGGATACAAGTTCCCAGAACTTGTTCAGAATCTACTTGTAAGGCAAAAAATACCTAGAAGGCAAGACCTTCCAAGAGAGGAATGGGACAAGTTCATATTGAAAGAATAA
- a CDS encoding sulfite exporter TauE/SafE family protein: MVNIIAAIISGFLSGLALGLTGGGGSILAVPLLVYIVGLEPHLAIGTSLVAVGITAFVSSVQHMRRGNVLFKIGLLMGSTSIVGVYIGSYLNKAVEGPVLLILFALLMIFIGVKMIRKKEDQKKEYVPALKTQNIDYPRILGLGLITGLVSGFIGIGGGFLIVPALLWGAGLEMHEAVGTSLFIIFLKGIAGLVSYELQGRPIDFSITAIFVLGGFIGGSLGARIGTAVSGKTLRYAFATLVFIIAAYILVSNIPALNIL; this comes from the coding sequence ATGGTCAATATAATTGCTGCAATCATTTCGGGATTTTTATCAGGACTGGCATTAGGTCTAACAGGAGGGGGAGGTTCTATCTTGGCAGTTCCTCTGCTGGTATATATTGTTGGTTTAGAACCCCATCTTGCAATTGGGACTTCTTTAGTAGCTGTTGGAATAACTGCTTTTGTAAGTTCTGTTCAACACATGCGACGAGGAAATGTGCTGTTTAAAATAGGTCTATTAATGGGTAGCACGAGTATTGTTGGAGTTTACATTGGAAGCTACTTGAATAAGGCTGTAGAAGGACCAGTCCTTCTAATACTTTTTGCTTTATTAATGATATTCATTGGAGTTAAGATGATCAGAAAAAAAGAAGATCAGAAAAAAGAATATGTGCCTGCTTTAAAGACGCAAAATATTGACTATCCAAGGATTTTAGGGCTTGGTCTAATTACCGGACTTGTGTCTGGATTCATTGGGATTGGAGGGGGATTCTTGATAGTTCCTGCACTCCTCTGGGGAGCAGGACTTGAGATGCATGAAGCAGTGGGGACATCACTGTTCATAATCTTCCTCAAGGGGATTGCTGGATTGGTAAGCTACGAGCTTCAAGGAAGGCCAATAGATTTCTCCATAACTGCAATTTTCGTCTTGGGGGGATTCATTGGAGGAAGCCTAGGGGCTCGTATAGGTACAGCAGTCTCGGGCAAAACCTTAAGATACGCCTTTGCAACCTTGGTGTTTATAATAGCAGCATACATATTAGTTTCGAATATTCCAGCCCTAAATATTCTGTAG
- a CDS encoding 4Fe-4S dicluster domain-containing protein, translating into MSKKIFIDFKRCIACKACEVACEVINGEAKIRVFEFPDLTSIAFNCRHCEKAPCMDVCLTKALYRDSDGAVLLDPLKCIGCLMCTLACPFGIPKLDENNKIMDKCALCAGRRAEGKLPACVSACPTEALKYGDINDILWAREGKIVAELKNAKTRELHQDALIL; encoded by the coding sequence ATGAGCAAGAAGATATTTATCGATTTTAAGCGCTGCATCGCCTGTAAGGCTTGTGAAGTAGCATGTGAAGTAATCAATGGCGAAGCAAAAATTAGGGTTTTTGAGTTCCCTGACTTGACCAGTATTGCATTTAACTGCCGTCACTGTGAAAAAGCTCCCTGTATGGATGTATGCCTAACCAAGGCACTCTACAGAGATTCCGATGGAGCTGTTCTCCTCGATCCCCTCAAGTGCATTGGCTGTCTAATGTGTACACTGGCATGCCCATTCGGCATTCCAAAGCTAGACGAGAATAACAAGATTATGGACAAGTGTGCGCTCTGTGCTGGGAGAAGGGCTGAGGGAAAGCTTCCAGCGTGTGTCTCAGCGTGCCCAACTGAGGCTCTTAAGTACGGCGACATAAATGACATCCTCTGGGCAAGAGAAGGAAAGATAGTTGCAGAACTCAAAAATGCTAAGACTAGAGAACTTCATCAAGATGCACTCATCCTTTGA